From Paenibacillus polymyxa, the proteins below share one genomic window:
- a CDS encoding HAD family hydrolase, with amino-acid sequence MTDNYMNNAPVLKKPEAMVFDMDGTLFQTETLLLPAYHKLFDTLRAEGLYEGETPPEELILNSLGMLLDEIWRRVMPEASEAAHRRADELLLQLELEGLKNGSHALYPHVKETLQALHEQGVRLFVASNGLEDYVKGIAAAYEMVPIFEGLYSAGEYSTLSKVNLLEILLSKHDISNVWMVGDRSSDVEAGKKNGQTVIGCAYAGFGVNDELEGSDAIITDFTQLLTLYKNAE; translated from the coding sequence ATGACTGATAACTACATGAACAATGCACCTGTGTTGAAGAAACCTGAGGCTATGGTATTTGATATGGATGGTACACTTTTCCAGACGGAGACGCTGCTGCTTCCTGCGTACCACAAGCTGTTTGATACGCTGCGCGCCGAAGGGCTTTATGAAGGAGAGACTCCTCCCGAGGAGCTTATTTTGAATAGTTTGGGTATGCTGCTGGATGAAATCTGGAGAAGAGTGATGCCAGAAGCCAGTGAAGCGGCTCACAGAAGAGCGGACGAGTTGTTGCTTCAGCTGGAGCTGGAGGGATTGAAGAATGGAAGTCATGCTCTGTATCCACATGTAAAAGAAACACTTCAGGCACTTCATGAGCAAGGTGTCCGATTATTCGTAGCCAGTAACGGGCTGGAGGATTATGTAAAGGGGATCGCTGCAGCGTATGAAATGGTTCCTATTTTTGAAGGACTGTACAGCGCTGGGGAATACAGTACGCTTTCCAAAGTGAATTTGCTAGAAATTCTGTTGAGCAAGCACGATATTTCGAATGTATGGATGGTAGGAGATCGTTCCTCAGATGTGGAAGCTGGCAAAAAGAACGGACAGACAGTGATCGGCTGTGCTTATGCTGGATTTGGTGTGAATGATGAGTTGGAAGGGTCCGATGCGATTATTACAGACTTTACGCAGTTGCTTACGCTTTATAAAAACGCAGAGTAA